In a genomic window of Pseudomonas oryzihabitans:
- a CDS encoding NUDIX hydrolase gives MAISDREAAHRAASDRELVVWVDREDREQGNLPRAELRARGLIGRCTFILLFNTAGALCVHRRTLSKALYPGYWDVAAGGMVAPGESYAESAARELAEELGVSGVPLREHGTFYYEEPGNRLWGGVFSACWDGPLRLQPEEVLEARFLPPAVVLQQARALPYCPDSLEALRLVVGRDDVASLP, from the coding sequence CGGGAAGCGGCGCATCGTGCCGCGTCGGATCGCGAACTCGTGGTCTGGGTGGATCGCGAGGATCGCGAGCAGGGCAACCTGCCTCGGGCCGAGTTGCGCGCCCGCGGCCTGATCGGTCGCTGTACCTTCATCCTGCTGTTCAATACCGCCGGAGCGTTGTGCGTGCATAGGCGCACCTTGAGCAAGGCACTCTATCCGGGTTACTGGGACGTGGCGGCCGGCGGCATGGTGGCGCCGGGGGAGAGCTATGCCGAGTCGGCGGCGCGGGAGTTGGCCGAAGAGCTGGGCGTGAGCGGCGTACCGCTGCGCGAGCATGGCACCTTCTATTACGAGGAGCCGGGCAACCGGCTCTGGGGCGGGGTATTCAGCGCGTGTTGGGACGGCCCCTTGCGCTTGCAGCCGGAAGAGGTGCTGGAGGCGCGCTTCCTGCCGCCCGCGGTCGTTCTGCAGCAGGCTCGTGCCCTGCCGTACTGCCCCGATTCCCTTGAGGCACTGCGGCTGGTCGTCGGGCGCGACGATGTCGCATCCTTGCCTTAA
- a CDS encoding translation initiation factor Sui1, translating to MSKKTASLSDLSRLVYSTDVGRIRPEEPQAPAPAGDGIARVRRETKGRGGKTVTTVTGVPLTGDELKELASVLKRRCGTGGALKDGVIEIQGDHVDLLVGELEKRGFKTKRAGG from the coding sequence ATGAGCAAGAAAACCGCATCCCTGTCGGACCTCAGCCGGCTGGTGTACTCCACCGATGTCGGTCGCATCCGCCCGGAAGAGCCGCAGGCTCCGGCACCGGCTGGCGATGGCATCGCCCGGGTCCGGCGCGAGACCAAGGGGCGTGGTGGCAAGACGGTGACCACTGTCACCGGCGTGCCATTGACGGGTGATGAGCTCAAGGAGCTGGCCAGCGTGCTCAAGCGCCGCTGCGGAACCGGCGGCGCACTCAAGGATGGCGTCATCGAGATCCAGGGTGATCACGTCGACCTGCTGGTCGGCGAACTCGAAAAGCGCGGCTTCAAGACCAAGCGCGCAGGCGGCTAG